The following are encoded in a window of Nomia melanderi isolate GNS246 chromosome 6, iyNomMela1, whole genome shotgun sequence genomic DNA:
- the LOC143174622 gene encoding uncharacterized protein LOC143174622, with protein MKKAVMASYYHLCSTKENPRHEYCPVGNDSWCKWQKALATGANLDLIEHPAPLHPDVQKHILPIYEDLSEENLLERCLGGHTQNNNESFNSTVWRSAPKHLHSGIKIIEIATYLAAGLFNEGYASVLRTMNALNIVIGKQAKTYADKIDEQRIIRQERRTSLTTKEARKARREQRMEENQLYEETEGIMYGAGIAD; from the coding sequence atgaagaaagctgtaatggcctcgtattatcacttatgctccaccaaagaaaatccaaggcacgaatactgcccggtaggaaatgacagctggtgcaagtggcagaaagctctagctacaggagcaaatttggaccttatagaacatcctgcaccactacatccagacgtgcagaagcacatcctaccaatttacgaagatttatctgaagagAATCTACTTGAGAGGTGCTTGGGCGGACACACTCAGAACAACAACGAGAGTTTCAACTCAACTGTTTGGCGCTCCGCTCCAAAGCACCTGCactcaggaataaaaattattgaaattgcaacatatttggcagctggcttatttaacgaaggatatgcttcagttttaagaactatgaatgctttgaatattgtaattggaaaacaagcaaaaacatacgccgacaaaatcgacgaacagagaataattcgacaggagcgacgtacctcattaactaccaaagaggcacgaaaagcaagaagagagcaacgtatggaggaaaatcagctctatgaggaaacagaaggaataatgtatggcgcaggaatcgcagactag